A genomic window from Macaca thibetana thibetana isolate TM-01 chromosome 16, ASM2454274v1, whole genome shotgun sequence includes:
- the CCDC182 gene encoding coiled-coil domain-containing protein 182, with translation MESLYQAGSILMTVNTLQGKKMVESGLQSGDFSLSQSWPSCLPPPADLEILQQKVAGVQRELEDFKKETLKSIHYLEDSFCEMNGALVQQEEQAARVRQRLREEEDRGIVRNKVLTFLLPREKQLREHCKRLEDLLLDRGRDALRTTKKSQAD, from the coding sequence ATGGAATCCCTCTACCAGGCTGGGTCCATTCTCATGACGGTGAATACTTTACAGGGGAAGAAAATGGTAGAGAGTGGCCTCCAGTCTGGAGACTTTTCCCTGTCCCAGTCATGGCCCTCCTGCCTCCCGCCACCTGCCGACTTGGAGATCCTGCAGCAGAAGGTGGCTGGGGTGCAACGGGAGCTGGAAGACTTTAAGAAAGAGACATTGAAGTCCATCCATTACCTTGAGGACTCCTTCTGCGAGATGAATGGTGCCCTGGTGCAGCAGGAGGAGCAGGCGGCTCGTGTGAGGCAGCGGCTAAGGGAGGAGGAGGACCGTGGCATCGTGCGCAACAAGGTTCTCACTTTCCTGCTGCCGCGGGAGAAACAGCTCCGGGAGCATTGCAAGCGGCTGGAGGACCTGCTGCTGGACAGGGGCCGCGACGCCCTGCGTACCACTAAGAAGAGCCAGGCTGACTGA